A part of Eschrichtius robustus isolate mEscRob2 chromosome 20, mEscRob2.pri, whole genome shotgun sequence genomic DNA contains:
- the CYGB gene encoding cytoglobin encodes MEKVPGEMEIERRERSEELSEAERKAVQATWARLYANCEDVGVAILVRFFVNFPSAKQYFSQFKHMEEPLEMERSPQLRKHACRVMGALNTVVENLHDPEKVSSVLALVGKAHALKHKVEPVYFKILSGVILEVIAEEFANDFPPETQRAWAKLRGLIYSHVTAAYKEVGWVQQVPNATTPPATLPSSGP; translated from the exons ATGGAGAAAGTGCCGGGCGAGATGGAGATTGAGCGCAGGGAGCGGAGCGAGGAGCTGTCCGAGGCGGAGAGGAAGGCGGTGCAGGCGACGTGGGCCCGGCTCTATGCCAACTGCGAGGACGTGGGGGTGGCCATCCTGGTGCG GTTCTTTGTGAACTTCCCGTCGGCCAAGCAGTACTTCAGCCAGTTCAAGCACATGGAGGAGCCCCTGGAAATGGAGCGGAGCCCGCAGCTGCGGAAACACGCCTGCCGGGTCATGGGGGCCCTCAACACCGTGGTGGAGAATCTGCACGACCCCGAGAAGGTGTCCTCTGTGCTTGCCCTCGTGGGCAAAGCCCACGCCCTCAAGCACAAGGTGGAGCCTGTGTACTTCAAG ATCCTCTCTGGGGTCATCCTGGAGGTGATCGCTGAGGAATTTGCCAATGACTTCCCACCCGAGACGCAGAGAGCCTGGGCCAAACTTCGCGGCCTCATCTACAGCCACGTGACCGCTGCCTACAAGGAAGTGGGCTGGGTACAGCAGGTCCCCAACGCCACCAC
- the PRCD gene encoding photoreceptor disk component PRCD gives MCTTLFLLSTLAMLWRRRFSNRVQPEPSGVDGAVMGSSLETDLQSSGREKEPLK, from the exons ATGTGCACTACCCTCTTCCTGCTCAGCACCTTGGCCATGCTCTGGCGCCGCCGATTCTCCAACAGGGTCCAACC AGAGCCCAGTGGGGTAGATGGAGCAGTTATGGGCAGCAGCTTGGAAACAGACCTCCAGTCCTCAGGCAG AGAGAAAGAACCACTGAAGTAA